In Melospiza georgiana isolate bMelGeo1 chromosome 15, bMelGeo1.pri, whole genome shotgun sequence, one genomic interval encodes:
- the DBN1 gene encoding drebrin isoform X2 → MAGVGFAAHRLELLASYQDVIGEDSPTDWALYTYEDGSDDLKLAASGGGGLLELSGHFEIQKVMYGFCSVKDPQAVLPKYVLVNWVGEDVPDARKCACASHVAKIAEFFQGVDVIVNASSVEDIDPGAIGQRLSNGLARVSSPVLHRLRLREDENAEPVGTTYQKTDATVEMKRLNREQFWEQAKKEEELRKEEERKKALDARLRFEQERMEQERLEQEERERRYREREEQIEEHRRKQQSLEAEEARQRLKEQSIFGDQQDEDDRQQFRKSESEVEEAAAIIAQRPDNPREFFKQQERVASGSSDAVSPGSHRTGSQSDAFRKASAAGCSPCEPSPAASPPGPRAPAEPTPATPKESPSPSAQEPGPATPEQHWPFPGPEDKATEPPGDEPSPRPVWTEGGDALGDLVTLEPSEPSLPPVADEPQTGEAPEAPNPESLIDLWQSDSDGVAPPAAWPLPAAPVPETPPAMLPEEGALLSLDELPEPPATFCDAEQEEEDEEEAAGEGEPQPQDLGCQHTPQEDTQEDTPGRETPPITNGEMAPKDGTPGRGEQASEGYFSQSQEEEVPPTEELSAKAPQPVFYNKPPEIDITCWDADPLPEEEESFGGAL, encoded by the exons ATGGCTGGCGTCGGCTTCGCGGCGCACCGCCTGGAGCTGCTCGCCTCCTACCAGGACGTGATCGGCGAGGACAGCCCCACCGACTG GGCCCTCTACACATATGAGGATGGCTCTGATGACCTGAAGCTGGCAGCATCAGGAG GTGGAGGTTTGCTGGAGCTTTCTGGCCACTTTGAGATCCAGAAGGTGATGTATGGCTTCTGCAGCGTCAAGGACCCTCAGGCCGTGCTCCCCAAATATGTCCTCGTCAACTGG GTGGGTGAGGATGTGCCGGACGCCCGCAAATGCGCCTGCGCCAGCCACGTAGCCAAGATCGCCGAGTTCTTCCAG GGTGTCGATGTCATAGTCAATGCCAGCAGCGTGGAGGACATTGACCCCGGGGCCATCGGGCAGCGTCTCTCCAACGGGCTGGCCCGTGTCTCCAGCCCGGTGCTGCACCGCCTGCGGCTGCGCGAGGACGAGAACGCCGAGCCCGTG GGCACCACTTACCAGAAAACCGACGCCACCGTGGAGATGAAGCGGCTCAACCGGGAGCAGTTCTGGGAGCAGGCAAAG AAAGAGGAGGAATTGCgtaaggaggaggagaggaaaaaggccCTGGATGCCCGGCTGCGGTTCGAGCAGGAGCGGATGGAGCAGGAgcggctggagcaggaggagcggGAACGGCGCTACCGGGAGCGCGAGGAGCAGATCGAGGAGCACAG gaggaagcagcagagcttggAGGCGGAGGAGGCCCGGCAGCGCCTGAAGGAGCAGTCCATCTTT GGGGACCAGCAAGACGAGGACGACAGGCAGCAGTTTCGGAAATCGGAGTCAGAGGTGGAG gagGCTGCTGCCATCATCGCTCAGCGGCCTGACAACCCCCGGGAGTTCTTCAAGCAGCAGGAGCGGGTGGCATCAGGCAGCAGCGATGCCGTGTCACCAGGCAGCCACAGGACag GCAGCCAGTCGGACGCCTTCCGCAAGGCCTCGGCCGCGGGCTGCAGCCCCTGCGAGCCCAGCCCGGCCGCCTCGCCCCCGGGGCCCCGCGCGCCCGCGGAACCGACGCCGGCAACGCCCAAAG agtcccccagccccagcgcaCAGGAGCCCGGGCCAGCCACGCCCGAGCAGCACTGGCCCTTCCCGGGGCCCGAGGACAAGGCCACCGAGCCCCCCGGGGAcgagcccagccccaggccagTGTGGACAGAGGGGGGTGATGCCCTGGGGGACCTGGTGACCCTGGAGCCCAGCGAGCCCTCCCTGCCACCCGTGGCTGACGAGCCCCAAACTGGGGAAGCCCCCGAAGCCCCCAACCCCGAGAGCCTCATCGACCTGTGGCAGAGCGACAGCGATGGGGTGGCTCCCCCGGCTGCCTggcccctgcctgctgcccccGTCCCCGAGACACCCCCGGCCATGCTGCCCGAGGAGGGGGCCTTGCTGAGCCTGGACGAGCTGCCCGAGCCCCCTGCCACCTTCTGCGACgcggagcaggaggaggaggatgaggaagaggcaGCTGGCGAGggggagccccagccccaggatcTGGGCTGCCAGCACACGCCCCAGGAAGACACCCAGGAGGACACCCCGGGCCGAGAGACGCCCCCCATCACCAACGGGGAGATGGCCCCCAAGGATGGGACACCGGGCCGTGGGGAGCAG GCCAGCGAGGGCTACTTCAGCCAGtcccaggaggaggaggtgccCCCCACCGAGGAGCTGTCGGCCAAAGCCCCCCAGCCCGTCTTCTACAACAAGCCCCcag AGATCGACATCACGTGCTGGGACGCAGACCCTCTGcccgaggaggaggagagcttTGGGGGGGCCCTGTAA
- the LOC131089984 gene encoding alpha-2Db adrenergic receptor-like gives MEPGSALPNASGNGSGASSAPHSPAATGLILLAALAVLLATLLGNALVVVAISTSRALQAPQNLFLVSLASADILVAVLVLPFSLANEVMGYWYFGGLWCSLYLALDVLLCTASIGHLCAISLDRYWAVTRAARLNLRRDPRRVRAMIGAVWAAAALVALPPLLRPRPGGRECQLSQETWYVLASCAASFFVPCLVMVAVYCRIYCLTAGRTAALLAARSPRPASGDGKVSGVGMLRWRRRSQHQSVLLCRRRLVRARERRFTVVLAVVMGAFVLCWFPFFFTYSLGALCGQGCRVSKPLFNFFFWIGYCNSSVNPLIYTLFNRDFRAAFRRLLAVPHRRRS, from the coding sequence ATGGAGCCGGGCAGCGCCCTTCCCAACGCCTCGGGTAACGGCAGCGGCGCCAGCAGTGCCCCACACTCACCCGCAGCCACGGGGCTCATcttgctggcagccctggccgtcctgctggccacgctgctGGGCAACGCTCTGGTGGTGGTGGCCATCTCCACCAGCCGGGCCCTGCAAGCCCCACAGAACCTCTTCCTCGTGTCCCTGGCCTCGGCAGACATCCTGGTGGCCGTCCTCGTGCTGCCCTTCTCGCTGGCCAACGAGGTGATGGGCTACTGGTACTTTGGCGGGCTGTGGTGCAGCCTGTACCTGGCGCTGGACGTGCTGCTGTGCACGGCGTCCATCGGGCACCTCTGCGCCATCAGCCTTGACCGCTACTGGGCCGTGACACGGGCGGCGCGGCTCAACCTGCGCCGGGACCCGCGGAGGGTCAGGGCCATGATCGGGGCGGTGTGGGCGGCAGCGGccctggtggcactgccacccctcCTGCGGccgcggccgggcgggcgggagTGCCAGCTGAGCCAGGAGACCTGGTACGTGCTGGCCTCCTGCGCCGCCTCCTTCTTCGTGCCCTGCCTCGTCATGGTGGCCGTGTACTGCCGCATCTACTGCCTGACCGCCGGGCGCACGGCCGCCCTGCTCGCTGCCCGCTCCCCGCGCCCTGCCAGCGGTGACGGAAAGGTGTCGGGTGTGGGGATGCTGAGATGGCGCCGTCGGAGCCAGCACCAGAGCGTGCTGCTGTGCCGCCGGCGGCTGGTGAGGGCGAGGGAGCGGCGCTTCACCGTGGTGCTGGCTGTGGTGATGGGCGCCTTCGTGCTGTGCTGGTTCCCCTTCTTCTTCACCTACAGCCTGGGGGCTCTCTGTGGGCAGGGCTGCCGTGTCTCCAAGCCCCTCTTCAACTTCTTCTTCTGGATCGGCTACTGCAACAGCAGCGTCAACCCCCTCATCTACACCCTCTTCAACCGGGACTTCCGAGCTGCCTTCCGCCGGCTCCTGGCCGTCCCGCACCGGCGCCGCTCTTAG
- the DBN1 gene encoding drebrin isoform X1 has translation MAGVGFAAHRLELLASYQDVIGEDSPTDWALYTYEDGSDDLKLAASGGGGLLELSGHFEIQKVMYGFCSVKDPQAVLPKYVLVNWVGEDVPDARKCACASHVAKIAEFFQGVDVIVNASSVEDIDPGAIGQRLSNGLARVSSPVLHRLRLREDENAEPVGTTYQKTDATVEMKRLNREQFWEQAKKEEELRKEEERKKALDARLRFEQERMEQERLEQEERERRYREREEQIEEHRRKQQSLEAEEARQRLKEQSIFGDQQDEDDRQQFRKSESEVEEAAAIIAQRPDNPREFFKQQERVASGSSDAVSPGSHRTGRLHCPFIKTADSGPPSSSSSSSSPPRTPFPYISCHRTPNLSSFFPCSQSDAFRKASAAGCSPCEPSPAASPPGPRAPAEPTPATPKESPSPSAQEPGPATPEQHWPFPGPEDKATEPPGDEPSPRPVWTEGGDALGDLVTLEPSEPSLPPVADEPQTGEAPEAPNPESLIDLWQSDSDGVAPPAAWPLPAAPVPETPPAMLPEEGALLSLDELPEPPATFCDAEQEEEDEEEAAGEGEPQPQDLGCQHTPQEDTQEDTPGRETPPITNGEMAPKDGTPGRGEQASEGYFSQSQEEEVPPTEELSAKAPQPVFYNKPPEIDITCWDADPLPEEEESFGGAL, from the exons ATGGCTGGCGTCGGCTTCGCGGCGCACCGCCTGGAGCTGCTCGCCTCCTACCAGGACGTGATCGGCGAGGACAGCCCCACCGACTG GGCCCTCTACACATATGAGGATGGCTCTGATGACCTGAAGCTGGCAGCATCAGGAG GTGGAGGTTTGCTGGAGCTTTCTGGCCACTTTGAGATCCAGAAGGTGATGTATGGCTTCTGCAGCGTCAAGGACCCTCAGGCCGTGCTCCCCAAATATGTCCTCGTCAACTGG GTGGGTGAGGATGTGCCGGACGCCCGCAAATGCGCCTGCGCCAGCCACGTAGCCAAGATCGCCGAGTTCTTCCAG GGTGTCGATGTCATAGTCAATGCCAGCAGCGTGGAGGACATTGACCCCGGGGCCATCGGGCAGCGTCTCTCCAACGGGCTGGCCCGTGTCTCCAGCCCGGTGCTGCACCGCCTGCGGCTGCGCGAGGACGAGAACGCCGAGCCCGTG GGCACCACTTACCAGAAAACCGACGCCACCGTGGAGATGAAGCGGCTCAACCGGGAGCAGTTCTGGGAGCAGGCAAAG AAAGAGGAGGAATTGCgtaaggaggaggagaggaaaaaggccCTGGATGCCCGGCTGCGGTTCGAGCAGGAGCGGATGGAGCAGGAgcggctggagcaggaggagcggGAACGGCGCTACCGGGAGCGCGAGGAGCAGATCGAGGAGCACAG gaggaagcagcagagcttggAGGCGGAGGAGGCCCGGCAGCGCCTGAAGGAGCAGTCCATCTTT GGGGACCAGCAAGACGAGGACGACAGGCAGCAGTTTCGGAAATCGGAGTCAGAGGTGGAG gagGCTGCTGCCATCATCGCTCAGCGGCCTGACAACCCCCGGGAGTTCTTCAAGCAGCAGGAGCGGGTGGCATCAGGCAGCAGCGATGCCGTGTCACCAGGCAGCCACAGGACag GTCGTCTGCACTGTCCTTTCATAAAGACAGCTGACAGTGGGCCaccatcttcctcctcctcctcctcctcccccccacGGACCCCCTTCCCCTATATCTCCTGCCACCGCACtccaaatctctcctctttcttcCCAT GCAGCCAGTCGGACGCCTTCCGCAAGGCCTCGGCCGCGGGCTGCAGCCCCTGCGAGCCCAGCCCGGCCGCCTCGCCCCCGGGGCCCCGCGCGCCCGCGGAACCGACGCCGGCAACGCCCAAAG agtcccccagccccagcgcaCAGGAGCCCGGGCCAGCCACGCCCGAGCAGCACTGGCCCTTCCCGGGGCCCGAGGACAAGGCCACCGAGCCCCCCGGGGAcgagcccagccccaggccagTGTGGACAGAGGGGGGTGATGCCCTGGGGGACCTGGTGACCCTGGAGCCCAGCGAGCCCTCCCTGCCACCCGTGGCTGACGAGCCCCAAACTGGGGAAGCCCCCGAAGCCCCCAACCCCGAGAGCCTCATCGACCTGTGGCAGAGCGACAGCGATGGGGTGGCTCCCCCGGCTGCCTggcccctgcctgctgcccccGTCCCCGAGACACCCCCGGCCATGCTGCCCGAGGAGGGGGCCTTGCTGAGCCTGGACGAGCTGCCCGAGCCCCCTGCCACCTTCTGCGACgcggagcaggaggaggaggatgaggaagaggcaGCTGGCGAGggggagccccagccccaggatcTGGGCTGCCAGCACACGCCCCAGGAAGACACCCAGGAGGACACCCCGGGCCGAGAGACGCCCCCCATCACCAACGGGGAGATGGCCCCCAAGGATGGGACACCGGGCCGTGGGGAGCAG GCCAGCGAGGGCTACTTCAGCCAGtcccaggaggaggaggtgccCCCCACCGAGGAGCTGTCGGCCAAAGCCCCCCAGCCCGTCTTCTACAACAAGCCCCcag AGATCGACATCACGTGCTGGGACGCAGACCCTCTGcccgaggaggaggagagcttTGGGGGGGCCCTGTAA
- the PRR7 gene encoding proline-rich protein 7 isoform X1, whose translation MVMSQGTYTFLTCFAGFWLIWGLIVLLCCFCSYLRRRVKRQQEERLREQSLRALEMEPLHYEGYGGSPPGIAIPHRLRLEPHHHHHHPHHIPPPRPWSCRHGVRGGLCLAESDLSKPPCYEEALLMAEPPPPYSEVLMDTRGLYRKINAPFLSHERLEKQEQPPSYKPLFLDAGYGSGLHLPRSASPGPACPDLYLQQECSPRMFPSWTDSELSSRDTYETGPWHLPVSMPLFGRTTAV comes from the exons ATGGTGATGTCCCAGGGCACCTACACCTTCCTCACCTGCTTCGCGGGCTTCTGGCTCATCTGGGGCCTCAtcgtgctgctgtgctgcttctgcagctACCTGCGGCGGCGGGTGAAGCGGCAGCAGGAGGAGCGGCTGCGGGAGCAGAGCCTGCGCGCGCTGGAGATGGAGCCGCTGCACTACGAGGGTTACGGGGGCAGCCCCCCCGGCATCGCCATTCCCCACCGCCTCCGCCTCGAGCCccaccatcaccatcaccaCCCCCACCACATCCCGCCCCCCCGGCCCTGGAGCTGCCGGCACG GGGTCCGGGGGGGGCTTTGCCTTGCAGAGTCAGACCTGTCAAAGCCGCCGTGCTATGAGGAGGCGCTGCTGATGGCGGAGCCCCCCCCGCCATACAGCGAGGTGCTGATGGACACGCGGGGGCTCTACCGCAAAATCAACGCCCCTTTCCTGAGCCATGAGCGGctggagaagcaggagcagcctcccagctaCAAACCCCTTTTCCTGGACGCCGGCTACGGGTCAGGGCTGCACCTGCCCCGCTcggccagccccggccctgcctgCCCGGACCTCTACCTGCAGCAGGAGTGCTCCCCACGCATGTTTCCCAGCTGGACGGACTcggagctcagcagcagggacacctaCGAGACGGGACCCTGGCACCTGCCGGTCTCCATGCCCCTCTTCGGCAGGACTACCGCTGTCTAA
- the GRK6 gene encoding G protein-coupled receptor kinase 6, translated as MELENIVANTVLLKAREGGGGNRKGKSKKWRQMLQFPHISLCEDLRQSLERDYQSLCEKQPIGHMLFRQFCETRPELARCVKFLDAVAGYEVAPDEKRKECGQHLIEKYLKPNSEDHVPEVPSQLVDACCERLEQEPSKELFKECTKLIHDYLSVAPFADYLDSLYFNRFLQWKWLERQPVTKNTFRQYRVLGKGGFGEVCACQVRATGKMYACKKLEKKRIKKRKGEAMALNEKQILEKVNSRFVVSLAYAYETKDALCLVLTLMNGGDLKFHIYHMGEAGFEEPRAAFYAAEICCGLEDLHQERIVYRDLKPENILLDDHGHIRISDLGLAVHVPEGQTIKGRVGTVGYMAPEVVKNERYTFSPDWWALGCLVYEMIEGQSPFQQRKKKIKREEVERLVKEVQEEYSEKFSPCARSLCTMLLCKDPLERLGCRGAGAKEVKEHPLFKHLNFRRLEAGMLDPPFKPDPQAIYCKDVLDIEQFSTVKGVELEPTDNDFYQKFATGSVPIPWQNEMIETECFKELNVFSTDGTVPPDLDWKGQPSPQPKKGLLQRLFSRQDCCGNCSDSEEEPTRL; from the exons ATGGAGCTGGAGAACATCGTCGCCAACACCGTCCTGCTCAAGGCCCGCGAAG GTGGTGGAGGAAACAGGAAAGGCAAGAGCAAGAAATGGCGCCAGATGCTGCAGTTCCCCCACATCAGCCTCTGCGAGGACCTTCGGCAGAGCCTGG AGCGGGACTACCAGAGCCTGTGCGAGAAGCAGCCCATCGGGCACATGCTGTTCCGGCAGTTCTGCGAGACGCGCCCCGAGCTCGCGCGCTGCGTCAAGTTCCTGGATGCTGTG GCAGGGTACGAAGTGGCTCCagatgagaagaggaaggaATGTGGGCAGCACCTGATTGAAAAGTACTTGAAGCCAAAC AGTGAGGACCACGTGCCTGAAGTTCCCTCACAACTGGTGGATGCCTGTTgtgagaggctggagcaggaacCTTCCAAGGAGCTCTTCAAGGAATGCACTAA GCTTATCCACGACTACCTGAGCGTGGCTCCCTTTGCCGACTACCTCGACAGCTTGTACTTCAACCGCTTCCTGCAGTGGAAATGGCTGGAAAG GCAGCCAGTGACCAAAAACACTTTCCGCCAGTACCGCGTGCTGGGTAAGGGCGGTTTTGGGGAG GTGTGTGCCTGCCAGGTGCGTGCCACAGGGAAGATGTATGCCTGCAAGaaactggagaagaaaaggatcAAAAAGAGGAAGGGAGAAGCCATGGCCCTGAATGAAAAACAGATCCTGGAAAAAGTGAACAGTAGGTTTGTA GTGAGCTTAGCCTATGCATATGAAACTAAAGATGCTCTCTGCCTAGTGCTGACCCTCATGAATGGAGGGGACCTCAAGTTCCATATCTACCACATGGGAGAGGCTGGTTTCgaggagcccagggcagctttcTATGCTGCTGAGATCTGCTGTGGCCTGGAGGACTTGCACCAGGAGAGGATTGTGTACAG GGACCTGAAGCCAGAGAACATATTACTGGATGACCATG GGCACATCCGTATCTCAGACCTGGGACTGGCTGTGCATGTGCCAGAGGGCCAAACAATCAAGGGCCGGGTGGGGACAGTTGGCTACATGG ctccggAGGTGGTGAAGAACGAGCGCTACACGTTCAGCCCTGACtggtgggctctgggctgcctggTGTACGAGATGATCGAGGGCCAGTCCCCCTTCCAGCAGCGCAAGAAGAAGATCAagagggaggaggtggagcGCCTGGTGAAGGAGGTGCAGGAGGAGTACTCGGAGAAGTTCTCGCCCTGCGCCCGCTCCCTCTGCACCATG CTCCTGTGCAAGGACCCCTTGGAGCGCCTGGGGTGCCGAGGAGCTGGGGCCAAGGAGGTGAAGGAACACCCtctcttcaagcacctcaacTTCAGGAGGCTGGAAGCTGGCATGCTGGACCCTCCCTTCAAGCCAGAT CCCCAGGCCATCTACTGCAAGGATGTGCTGGACATCGAGCAGTTCTCCACGGTGAAAGGGGTGGAGCTGGAGCCCACAGACAACGACTTTTACCAGAAGTTTGCTACAGGGAGTGTGCCCATTCCTTGGCAGAACGAG ATGATCGAGACAGAGTGTTTTAAGGAGCTGAATGTCTTTAGCACAGATGGCACAGTGCCCCCAGACCTGGACTGGAAAGGGCAGCCTTCTCCACAGCCCAAGAAAGGGTTACTCCAGCGCTTGTTCAGCAGACAG GACTGTTGTGGAAACTGCAGCGACAGCGAGGAAGAGCCCACCCGGCTGTAG
- the PRR7 gene encoding proline-rich protein 7 isoform X2, whose product MVMSQGTYTFLTCFAGFWLIWGLIVLLCCFCSYLRRRVKRQQEERLREQSLRALEMEPLHYEGYGGSPPGIAIPHRLRLEPHHHHHHPHHIPPPRPWSCRHESDLSKPPCYEEALLMAEPPPPYSEVLMDTRGLYRKINAPFLSHERLEKQEQPPSYKPLFLDAGYGSGLHLPRSASPGPACPDLYLQQECSPRMFPSWTDSELSSRDTYETGPWHLPVSMPLFGRTTAV is encoded by the exons ATGGTGATGTCCCAGGGCACCTACACCTTCCTCACCTGCTTCGCGGGCTTCTGGCTCATCTGGGGCCTCAtcgtgctgctgtgctgcttctgcagctACCTGCGGCGGCGGGTGAAGCGGCAGCAGGAGGAGCGGCTGCGGGAGCAGAGCCTGCGCGCGCTGGAGATGGAGCCGCTGCACTACGAGGGTTACGGGGGCAGCCCCCCCGGCATCGCCATTCCCCACCGCCTCCGCCTCGAGCCccaccatcaccatcaccaCCCCCACCACATCCCGCCCCCCCGGCCCTGGAGCTGCCGGCACG AGTCAGACCTGTCAAAGCCGCCGTGCTATGAGGAGGCGCTGCTGATGGCGGAGCCCCCCCCGCCATACAGCGAGGTGCTGATGGACACGCGGGGGCTCTACCGCAAAATCAACGCCCCTTTCCTGAGCCATGAGCGGctggagaagcaggagcagcctcccagctaCAAACCCCTTTTCCTGGACGCCGGCTACGGGTCAGGGCTGCACCTGCCCCGCTcggccagccccggccctgcctgCCCGGACCTCTACCTGCAGCAGGAGTGCTCCCCACGCATGTTTCCCAGCTGGACGGACTcggagctcagcagcagggacacctaCGAGACGGGACCCTGGCACCTGCCGGTCTCCATGCCCCTCTTCGGCAGGACTACCGCTGTCTAA